Proteins from one Triticum aestivum cultivar Chinese Spring chromosome 7A, IWGSC CS RefSeq v2.1, whole genome shotgun sequence genomic window:
- the LOC123147234 gene encoding probable transcription factor KAN2, whose protein sequence is MELFPSQPDLSLQIGLPASAHGHDHHRAMGGRFFGPPSSGNIGGDPAMAASLQLPFPMSPMPLPPHHAGAPGHGGLYYHHHPVPDGAMLRPIRGVPLYPTPFPPPPPHGGPSAPATAPCYCDPCHVAGAWRRGVGGCGARLVGFPAPKRAARAPRMRWTSSLHSRFVHAVELLGGHERATPKSVLELMDVKDLTLAHVKSHLQMYRTVKNTERPAASSDQADGFENGSAGEICDDNLLDLRGGGRPEALAAATRNGRLAANDDDRSIGAGATHGGALWNSSSREEDWSGFPCDSNNESMQSFKDHMQSKSLEILSDINSCLSETTSSASAPNLDFTLGRPHQRRS, encoded by the exons ATGGAGCTCTTCCCTTCCCAGCCGGATCTATCCCTCCAGATCGGTCTCCCCGCGAGTGCACACGGCCACGATCACCATCGCGCCATGGGCGGGAGGTTCTTCGGCCCCCCGAGTAGCGGCAACATAGGCGGGGACCCGGCCATGGCGGCGTCGTTGCAGCTTCCGTTTCCCATGTCACCTATGCCTCTGCCACCCCACCACGCCGGCGCGCCGGGGCACGGCGGTCTGTACTACCATCACCACCCCGTCCCCGACGGCGCCATGCTGCGGCCCATACGGGGCGTGCCGCTCTACCCGACGCCGTTCCCGCCCCCGCCTCCGCACGGCGGCCCCTCAGCCCCGGCCACCGCACCGTGTTACTGCGACCCGTGCCACGTCGCCGGCGCCTGGCGCCGCGGCGTCGGTGGGTGTGGCGCGCGCCTCGTCGGCTTCCCGGCGCCGAAGCGCGCCGCACGCGCGCCTCGCATGCGGTGGACGTCCTCGCTCCACTCCCGCTTTGTCCACGCCGTGGAGCTTCTCGGCGGCCACGAGA GGGCGACGCCGAAGTCAGTTCTTGAACTCATGGATGTGAAGGATCTCACCCTAGCTCATGTGAAATCTCACTTGCAG ATGTACAGGACTGTGAAGAATACCGAAAGGCCGGCAGCTTCGTCAG ATCAGGCTGACGGCTTCGAGAACGGGTCGGCTGGCGAGATTTGCGACGACAACTTGCTTGATCTGCGAGGCGGCGGTAGGCCGGAGGCACTGGCAGCGGCCACACGGAATGGAAGGTTAGCTGCAAATGATGATGACAGGAGCATCGGCGCCGGTGCCACTCATGGTGGTGCCCTGTGGAATAGCTCCTCAAG GGAGGAGGATTGGTCAGGCTTTCCTTGTGATTCCAACAACGAAAGCATGCAATCTTTCAAG GATCATATGCAGTCAAAGAGCCTAGAGATCCTATCAGACATCAACTCCTGCCTGTCAGAGACGACGTCCAGCGCAAGCGCGCCGAACCTTGACTTCACCCTAGGGCGGC